One Nicotiana sylvestris chromosome 12, ASM39365v2, whole genome shotgun sequence genomic window carries:
- the LOC138882700 gene encoding uncharacterized protein — translation MAEYEACILGLRMAADIGVQEVLVLGDSNLLVHQMQGEWEIRDLKLILYRQCLHDLCQRFQLIEFRHIPRIHNEVTDAVAILASMLHHPDKAYVDPLHIQINDQHAYCNVVEEELDGEPWFHDIKEYIRMGVYPVPATCNQKRTIRRLASNLFFSGGVLYKRTPNLGLLRCIDVRQVTTIMTEVHSGVCGPHMSGYVLAKKILRADIEGKYVEMSINSDTVKRYYV, via the exons atggctgagtacgaggcatgtattttgggtttgaggatggctgcgGATataggtgtccaggaagtcttggtcttgggtgactcgaaccttctggtgcaccagatgcAGGGAGAGTGGGAAatacgggatttaaaactcatactgtatcgacaatgtttacatgatctttgtcagcgattCCAATTAatagagtttaggcatattccgaggattcataatgaggttacTGATGCCGTGGCTATtctagcatcaatgttacatcatccggataaggcttatgttgacccgttgcatattcagatCAATGAccaacatgcttattgtaatgtggtggaagaagaacttgacggtgagccttggtttcatgatatcaaggaatatattaggatgggggtgtatccagtaccaGCCACATGcaatcaaaagagaacaattaggcgattagcaagcaaccttttcttcagcggaggggttttgtacaaaaggactccaaaTCTTGGattgctgagatgcatagatgttAGGCAGGTCACAACTATTATgactgaagtacattctggagtctgtggaccgcacatgagtgggtatgtgttggcaaagaagattctccgggcag atatagaaggcaagtaTGTAGAAATGTCCATCAACTCCGAtacggtcaagagatactatgtatga